The following proteins come from a genomic window of Corallococcus sp. NCRR:
- a CDS encoding glycoside hydrolase family 2 TIM barrel-domain containing protein, whose protein sequence is MKRLFLTTCLALCGGTQAFAQVSGAGSPLQSPPAAQPPSAGPVDAAAPVPGQATSAPADAPIAAPATPAPPPVVASDAKRTTVTRIIHDERGFKLQVDGKDFPVHGVNWGYTPIGENYRYSLWTQPEDFIKQVLAKEMGMLRDAGFNAIRQFDDIPPVWVEYIYRNYGIHTLLNPLMGRYGHPVNGVMVANIDYSNPEHRQAILGALAEKVEIYRDVPGVLMWLLGNENNYGLHWTSFEIEALPGQEDAARAESLYTLYGEAARTVKKRDTNHPVSIANGDLQYIDLIAKHCQDLDVLGTNVYRGPTARDLFAEVKAKLNKPVFFSEFGADAYDARAGREDHVAQAEYLRTQWEQIYLEGYGQGLSGTALGGFVFQWVDGWWKHGQESNLSIHDTTATWPNGGYAADFVPGQNNMNEEWFGIAALGPPDSNGISGIQPRTAYYVLQAVFRLDPYATTTNPDVIRDYFAGIRPSALTSSYTSSVALARTEELSAVRVSNLRLLLDSSLSRGSIATTRPNQSAADHTESIFFDLALQPASGVYGRASFNVVGNVAQNRLNNLFYENRGTPATPGTGQVPVGPGAPAREQSPLDRFALYQAEFKFDRSDFALEGYYRTGHYHWGEEGDFFNLYREANYGPNIDIYHGNAPFGVVFSGKKAIDGLKVAIGPELYWGANPSVVAKYRDNVGPVNVTLVHQEDLAQGASSATASVVRERIARRTALNFQYATGKLVLDVGGLLSAPQRIGETFTYTRAAPEGGPSYLNSGYDVLQDKVQFLDTLGAKARLTYDMGPVRWLVQSSFRGLVADSGPEQGNIITGWSLRESGRGNHYAGQLGAALQFGSIQVSPNVLYQKPLIGPNPTIQDAYDPATGMYYAGVRPRSVLVDSFSVLDNRETLGGELLITFDPTPGTWFWSWDRDMREDAPFAAGLDIVYRHQPTSRDAGIAILADGSTIAFGSAPVARDEWETSLRLVGNPTQRLRLYGTAYVGSQQSSGEDSRQVHRFGLDGSALYDTLLLAAQLRFNDWGPYDYHRVFNLTYPVQLGGDLSYGLKKPVLGAVSTRFGLRGLVRMLNEYSEGLNEQGITEGLKGREYEVGAYAILSL, encoded by the coding sequence TTGAAAAGGCTCTTCCTGACGACGTGTCTGGCGTTGTGCGGCGGCACCCAGGCTTTCGCCCAGGTGTCCGGAGCGGGCTCGCCCCTCCAGTCGCCGCCCGCCGCGCAGCCGCCCTCCGCTGGCCCCGTGGACGCCGCCGCGCCCGTGCCGGGGCAGGCGACGTCCGCGCCCGCGGATGCCCCCATCGCTGCTCCGGCGACTCCCGCGCCCCCGCCTGTCGTGGCGTCGGACGCGAAGCGCACGACGGTGACGCGGATCATCCACGACGAGCGCGGCTTCAAGCTCCAGGTGGACGGCAAGGACTTCCCCGTCCACGGCGTGAACTGGGGCTACACGCCCATCGGTGAGAACTACCGGTACTCGCTCTGGACGCAGCCGGAGGACTTCATCAAGCAGGTGCTGGCGAAAGAGATGGGGATGCTCCGCGACGCGGGCTTCAACGCCATCCGCCAGTTCGATGACATCCCGCCCGTCTGGGTCGAATACATCTACCGGAACTACGGCATCCACACGCTGCTCAACCCGCTGATGGGACGTTATGGCCACCCGGTGAACGGGGTCATGGTCGCGAACATCGACTACTCGAACCCGGAGCACCGCCAGGCCATCCTCGGCGCGCTGGCCGAGAAGGTGGAGATCTACCGGGACGTGCCCGGCGTGCTCATGTGGCTGTTGGGCAACGAGAACAACTACGGCCTGCACTGGACGTCGTTTGAGATCGAAGCCCTGCCGGGCCAGGAGGACGCCGCGCGCGCGGAGTCGCTCTACACGCTCTATGGCGAGGCGGCGCGCACGGTGAAGAAGCGGGACACGAACCACCCCGTGTCCATCGCCAACGGCGATCTCCAGTACATCGACCTCATCGCGAAGCACTGCCAGGACCTGGACGTGCTGGGCACGAACGTCTACCGCGGCCCCACCGCGCGCGACCTGTTCGCGGAGGTGAAGGCCAAGCTCAACAAGCCGGTGTTCTTCAGCGAGTTCGGCGCGGACGCCTACGACGCCCGCGCGGGCCGCGAGGACCACGTGGCGCAGGCGGAGTACCTGCGCACGCAGTGGGAGCAGATCTACCTGGAGGGCTACGGCCAGGGCCTGTCCGGCACGGCCCTTGGCGGCTTCGTCTTCCAGTGGGTGGACGGCTGGTGGAAGCACGGCCAGGAGTCCAACCTGTCCATCCACGACACCACCGCGACGTGGCCCAACGGCGGCTACGCGGCCGACTTCGTCCCCGGCCAGAACAACATGAACGAGGAGTGGTTCGGCATCGCGGCCCTGGGCCCGCCGGACTCCAACGGCATCAGCGGCATCCAGCCGCGCACGGCCTACTACGTCCTCCAGGCCGTGTTCCGCCTGGACCCGTACGCGACGACCACGAACCCGGACGTCATCCGCGACTACTTCGCGGGCATCCGTCCGTCCGCGCTCACCAGCAGCTACACCTCGTCGGTGGCGCTGGCGCGTACGGAGGAGCTCAGCGCGGTGCGCGTGTCCAACCTGCGGCTGCTCCTGGACAGCTCGCTGTCGCGAGGAAGCATCGCGACGACGCGGCCCAACCAGAGCGCCGCGGACCACACCGAGTCCATCTTCTTCGACCTGGCGTTGCAGCCGGCCAGCGGCGTCTACGGCCGCGCGTCGTTCAACGTCGTGGGCAACGTGGCGCAGAACCGGCTCAACAACCTGTTCTACGAGAACCGCGGCACGCCCGCCACGCCCGGCACGGGACAGGTCCCCGTGGGCCCCGGCGCCCCGGCGCGCGAGCAGTCGCCGTTGGATCGCTTCGCGCTGTACCAGGCGGAGTTCAAGTTCGACCGCTCGGACTTCGCGCTGGAAGGCTACTACCGCACCGGCCACTACCACTGGGGCGAGGAGGGTGACTTCTTCAACCTCTATCGCGAGGCGAACTACGGGCCGAACATCGACATCTACCACGGCAACGCGCCCTTCGGCGTGGTGTTTAGCGGCAAGAAGGCCATCGACGGATTGAAGGTCGCCATTGGCCCGGAGCTGTACTGGGGCGCCAACCCCTCCGTGGTGGCGAAGTACCGCGACAACGTGGGCCCGGTGAACGTGACGCTGGTGCACCAGGAGGACCTGGCGCAGGGCGCGTCGTCCGCCACGGCCTCCGTGGTGCGCGAGCGCATCGCGCGCAGGACGGCGCTCAACTTCCAGTACGCCACCGGCAAGCTGGTGCTGGACGTGGGCGGCCTGCTCTCCGCGCCCCAGCGCATTGGCGAGACGTTCACCTATACGCGCGCCGCTCCTGAAGGTGGCCCCAGCTACCTCAACAGCGGCTACGACGTGCTCCAGGACAAGGTGCAGTTCCTGGACACGCTGGGCGCCAAGGCGCGGCTCACCTACGACATGGGGCCGGTGCGCTGGCTGGTGCAGTCCTCCTTCCGAGGCCTCGTCGCTGACAGCGGGCCGGAGCAGGGCAACATCATCACCGGCTGGAGCCTGCGGGAGAGCGGCCGAGGCAACCACTACGCGGGCCAGCTGGGCGCGGCGTTGCAGTTCGGCTCCATCCAGGTGTCGCCCAACGTCCTGTACCAGAAGCCCCTCATCGGGCCGAACCCCACCATCCAGGACGCGTACGACCCGGCCACCGGCATGTACTACGCGGGCGTGCGTCCGCGCAGCGTGCTGGTGGACTCGTTCAGCGTGCTGGACAACCGCGAGACGCTGGGCGGCGAGCTGCTCATCACCTTCGACCCGACGCCGGGCACCTGGTTCTGGTCCTGGGACCGCGACATGCGCGAGGACGCGCCCTTCGCCGCGGGCCTGGACATCGTCTACCGGCACCAGCCCACGTCGCGCGACGCGGGCATCGCCATCCTCGCGGACGGCAGCACCATCGCCTTCGGCAGCGCGCCGGTGGCCCGTGATGAGTGGGAGACGTCCCTGCGCCTGGTGGGCAACCCCACCCAGCGCCTGCGCCTGTACGGCACGGCCTACGTGGGCAGCCAGCAGTCCTCCGGCGAGGACAGCCGGCAGGTCCACCGCTTCGGCCTGGACGGCTCCGCGCTCTACGACACGCTGCTGCTCGCGGCCCAGCTGCGCTTCAACGACTGGGGCCCGTACGACTACCACCGCGTCTTCAACCTCACCTACCCGGTGCAACTGGGCGGGGACCTGTCCTACGGGTTGAAGAAGCCGGTGCTGGGCGCGGTGTCCACGCGCTTCGGTCTGCGCGGGCTGGTGCGGATGCTGAACGAGTACTCGGAGGGCCTCAACGAGCAGGGCATCACCGAGGGCCTGAAGGGTCGCGAGTACGAGGTGGGCGCGTATGCCATCCTTTCTCTCTGA
- a CDS encoding GH1 family beta-glucosidase, which produces MRQFPPDFLWGVATSAYQIEGATRVDGRGESIWDRFAATPGKIQDKSDGSVACEHYRRWPEDIELMRWMGLKSYRFSIAWPRILPDGRGRVNGAGVDFYSRLVDSLLGAGIEPFVTLYHWDLPQVLEDQGGWPARATGDAFVEYADVISRALGDRVKRWITHNEPWCISYLGYGNGEHAPGHKDWNKMLAAAHTLLVSHGNAVKVLRANVRNAEVGITLNLTPGEPASPSPEDADATRDFDGGFNRWFLEPLYGRGYPTDVIEDHVKAGRIASPDLDFIQPGDLETIATPTDFLGVNFYSRAVLRSNRIPEEQNAPRTVFVRPDKTDMDWEVCPASLTRLLVHLETEYKPGPLYITENGCAYSTAPSADGRVHDVQRVEYLRGHLEACSDAIAQGVRLAGYFAWSLLDNFEWAYGYTKRFGLVWVDYATQQRIPKDSAHLYRDVVAQNGLDVEQAA; this is translated from the coding sequence ATGCGTCAGTTTCCTCCTGACTTCCTCTGGGGAGTGGCCACCTCCGCGTATCAGATCGAGGGCGCCACCCGCGTGGACGGCCGTGGCGAGTCCATCTGGGACCGCTTCGCCGCCACCCCGGGGAAGATCCAAGACAAGTCCGACGGCTCGGTGGCCTGTGAGCACTACCGCCGCTGGCCGGAGGACATCGAACTGATGCGCTGGATGGGGCTGAAGTCCTACCGCTTCTCCATCGCGTGGCCGCGCATCCTCCCGGACGGCCGCGGCCGGGTGAACGGCGCGGGCGTGGACTTCTACTCGCGCCTGGTCGACTCGCTGCTGGGCGCGGGCATCGAGCCCTTCGTCACGCTCTACCACTGGGACCTGCCGCAGGTGCTGGAGGACCAGGGCGGCTGGCCCGCGCGCGCCACCGGCGACGCCTTCGTGGAGTACGCGGACGTCATCAGCCGCGCCCTGGGCGACCGCGTGAAGCGGTGGATCACCCACAACGAGCCCTGGTGCATCAGCTACCTGGGCTACGGCAACGGCGAGCACGCCCCGGGCCACAAGGACTGGAACAAGATGCTGGCCGCGGCGCACACGCTGCTCGTGTCGCACGGCAACGCGGTGAAGGTGCTGCGCGCCAACGTGAGGAACGCGGAGGTGGGCATCACCCTCAACCTCACGCCGGGCGAGCCCGCGTCGCCCAGCCCGGAGGACGCGGACGCCACGCGCGACTTCGACGGCGGCTTCAACCGCTGGTTCCTGGAGCCGCTCTACGGCCGGGGCTACCCGACGGACGTGATTGAAGACCACGTGAAGGCGGGCCGCATCGCGTCCCCGGACCTGGACTTCATCCAGCCCGGCGACCTGGAGACCATCGCCACGCCCACCGACTTCCTGGGCGTGAACTTCTATTCGCGCGCCGTCCTGCGCAGCAACCGCATCCCGGAGGAGCAGAACGCGCCCCGCACCGTGTTCGTGCGCCCGGACAAGACGGACATGGACTGGGAGGTGTGCCCGGCCTCGCTCACGCGCCTGCTGGTCCATCTGGAAACCGAATACAAGCCGGGCCCCCTCTACATCACGGAGAACGGCTGCGCGTACTCCACGGCCCCCAGCGCGGACGGCCGCGTGCATGACGTGCAGCGCGTGGAGTACCTGCGCGGGCACCTGGAGGCGTGCAGTGACGCCATCGCGCAGGGCGTGAGGCTGGCGGGTTACTTCGCGTGGTCGCTGCTGGACAACTTCGAGTGGGCCTACGGGTACACCAAGCGCTTCGGCCTGGTGTGGGTGGACTACGCCACCCAGCAGCGCATCCCGAAGGACAGCGCCCATCTCTATCGCGATGTCGTGGCCCAGAACGGGCTGGACGTGGAGCAGGCCGCTTGA
- a CDS encoding ABC transporter ATP-binding protein yields MSAPLLEAEGLTRSYLAGGFFSRERKPILKGVSFSLQPGEIVALVGESGSGKSTLARLLARLDMPDAGQLRLAGRDVLADGGAQASLDYRGRVQMVFQDPFASLNPVHTVAYHLERPLVRHGRVPRSGLRTRVLSLLESVGLTPAEAFAKRYPHELSGGQRQRVAVARALAVEPQVIIADEPTSMLDVSTRKGVLQLLRGLTQERGIGILFITHDLASARHLADRILVLYAGTVVEAGRADEVLRQPRHPYTKLLLSAVPDGDDFLQAALPVRPATGPAPLVGCPFAPRCPVSEPRCSTLTPPDVLPAANHLVRCHLEVPKGVTADASVSS; encoded by the coding sequence ATGAGCGCGCCCCTCCTGGAGGCGGAAGGGCTCACCCGCAGCTACCTGGCGGGCGGCTTCTTCTCCCGCGAGCGCAAGCCCATCCTCAAGGGCGTGTCCTTCTCCCTCCAGCCGGGGGAGATCGTCGCGCTGGTGGGTGAGTCCGGCAGCGGCAAGTCCACGCTGGCGCGGCTCTTGGCCCGGCTGGACATGCCGGACGCGGGGCAACTGCGGCTCGCCGGGCGCGACGTGCTGGCGGACGGCGGCGCGCAGGCGTCGCTCGACTACCGCGGCCGGGTGCAGATGGTGTTCCAGGATCCGTTCGCGTCCCTCAACCCCGTGCACACGGTGGCCTACCACCTGGAGCGGCCGCTCGTGCGCCACGGCCGGGTGCCGAGGTCGGGCCTGCGCACGCGGGTGCTTTCGCTCCTGGAGTCCGTGGGCCTGACGCCCGCGGAGGCCTTCGCGAAGCGCTACCCGCATGAGCTGTCCGGCGGCCAGCGCCAGCGCGTGGCGGTGGCGCGCGCCCTGGCGGTGGAGCCGCAGGTCATCATCGCGGACGAGCCCACGTCCATGCTGGACGTGTCCACGCGCAAGGGCGTGCTGCAACTGCTCCGCGGCCTCACGCAGGAGCGCGGCATCGGCATCCTGTTCATCACCCACGACCTGGCGAGCGCGCGCCACCTGGCCGACCGCATCCTCGTGCTCTACGCGGGCACGGTGGTGGAGGCGGGCAGGGCGGATGAGGTGCTGCGCCAGCCGCGCCACCCGTACACGAAGCTGCTGCTGTCCGCGGTGCCGGATGGAGACGACTTCCTCCAGGCCGCGCTGCCGGTGCGCCCCGCCACGGGGCCCGCGCCGCTCGTGGGCTGCCCCTTCGCTCCGCGCTGCCCGGTGTCCGAGCCGCGCTGCTCCACCCTCACGCCTCCCGACGTCCTCCCGGCCGCGAATCACCTCGTCCGCTGCCACCTTGAAGTTCCGAAAGGAGTTACCGCCGATGCGTCAGTTTCCTCCTGA
- a CDS encoding dipeptide/oligopeptide/nickel ABC transporter permease/ATP-binding protein yields MRDFLRRLARHRKAAVGGGLLLFFLPLAVVGPFFVMDPTELVGRPHQPPNAAHWFGTTGQGQDVLAQTVVGARETLAVGFAVGALVTLIGALVGITSGYLGRRVDDVLSLTTNVFLVIPGMPLAIVLGAYLPSGPLRMVAVLTVAGWAWNARVFRAESLALRGRDFVSAAVVTGESHSRIVSRELLPNMASLLGSSFIGNTLYAVGAQVGLEFLGLGDVSAVTWGTNLYWAGNDAALLTRSWWIFVPTGLCIALVGFALTLLSSAIDEMTNPALRVHKPAALPASTAPRAHLEKPVPGVLLRVQDLCIDYATEKGASRVVDSVSFDVAPGEVFGLAGESGSGKSTIGSALLGLLPSSARVTQGRILFNGMDVTALEGPALRAFRWRQVSMVFQSAMSALNPVLTLGEQFHDTLAAHGRVSRAASYARARELLGMVGLSPDLVTAWPHQLSGGMRQRVGIALALALEPRLIIMDEPTTALDVVVQKELLQRMVELKQRLGFAMLFITHDLPLLLALSDRVGVLQGGKLVEVDTSANLRAGARHPYTQLLLSSFPHLSAKDAAPEPVRQAPELSVSRPSTRVAAITGGHR; encoded by the coding sequence ATGCGTGACTTCCTGCGAAGGCTCGCCCGCCACCGGAAGGCGGCGGTGGGCGGAGGCCTGCTCCTGTTCTTCCTCCCGCTCGCGGTGGTGGGGCCCTTCTTCGTGATGGACCCCACGGAGCTGGTGGGCCGGCCGCACCAGCCGCCCAACGCGGCGCACTGGTTCGGCACCACCGGCCAGGGGCAGGACGTGCTCGCGCAGACGGTGGTGGGCGCGCGCGAGACGCTGGCCGTGGGCTTCGCGGTGGGCGCGCTCGTGACGCTGATTGGCGCGCTGGTGGGCATCACCTCCGGCTACCTGGGCCGCCGCGTGGACGACGTGCTGTCGCTCACCACCAACGTGTTCCTGGTCATCCCCGGCATGCCGCTGGCCATCGTGCTGGGCGCGTACCTGCCGTCCGGCCCGCTGCGCATGGTGGCGGTGCTGACCGTGGCGGGCTGGGCCTGGAACGCGCGCGTGTTCCGCGCGGAGTCGCTGGCCCTGCGCGGGCGCGACTTCGTGTCCGCGGCGGTGGTGACGGGGGAGAGCCACTCGCGCATCGTGTCGCGGGAGCTGCTGCCCAACATGGCGTCGCTGTTGGGCTCGTCGTTCATTGGAAACACGCTCTATGCCGTGGGCGCGCAGGTGGGCCTGGAGTTCCTGGGCCTGGGCGACGTGAGCGCGGTGACGTGGGGCACCAACCTCTACTGGGCCGGAAACGACGCGGCGCTGCTCACGCGCTCGTGGTGGATCTTCGTCCCCACGGGCCTGTGCATCGCGCTCGTGGGCTTCGCGCTCACGCTGCTGAGTTCCGCCATCGACGAGATGACCAACCCCGCGCTGCGCGTACACAAGCCGGCGGCGCTGCCCGCGAGCACGGCCCCCCGCGCGCACCTGGAGAAGCCGGTGCCGGGCGTGCTCCTGCGCGTGCAGGACCTGTGCATCGACTACGCGACGGAGAAGGGCGCCTCCCGCGTGGTGGACTCGGTGTCCTTCGACGTGGCGCCCGGTGAGGTGTTCGGCCTGGCGGGGGAGTCCGGCAGCGGCAAGTCAACCATCGGCTCCGCGCTGCTGGGCCTCCTGCCTTCCTCCGCGCGCGTCACGCAGGGGCGCATCCTCTTCAACGGCATGGACGTCACCGCGCTGGAGGGCCCGGCCCTGCGCGCGTTCCGCTGGCGTCAGGTGTCCATGGTGTTCCAGAGCGCCATGAGCGCGCTCAACCCGGTGCTCACGCTGGGCGAGCAGTTCCACGACACGCTCGCGGCGCACGGCCGCGTGTCGCGCGCCGCGTCCTACGCCCGCGCTCGGGAGCTTCTGGGCATGGTGGGTCTGTCGCCGGACCTGGTGACGGCGTGGCCGCACCAGCTCTCCGGCGGCATGCGGCAGCGCGTGGGCATCGCGCTGGCGCTGGCCCTGGAGCCCCGGCTGATCATCATGGACGAGCCCACCACGGCGCTGGACGTCGTGGTGCAGAAGGAGCTGCTCCAGCGCATGGTGGAGCTCAAGCAGCGGCTGGGCTTCGCCATGCTCTTCATCACGCATGACCTGCCGCTGCTGCTCGCGCTGTCGGACCGCGTGGGCGTGCTCCAGGGCGGCAAGCTGGTGGAGGTGGACACGTCCGCCAACCTGCGCGCCGGGGCCCGCCACCCGTACACGCAGCTGTTGCTGTCGTCGTTCCCGCACCTGTCCGCGAAGGACGCCGCCCCTGAGCCGGTGCGTCAGGCGCCGGAGCTGTCCGTATCGCGGCCGTCCACGCGCGTCGCCGCCATCACCGGAGGTCACCGATGA
- a CDS encoding ABC transporter permease, with the protein MGRYILRRLGFYLIAAWASLTLNFVIPRLAPGDPAAAMFARFEGKVAPEAMGALKAAFGFTDAPLYAQYFTYLKHLVQGDLGMSYAYFPARVTEVIGTGLMWTVGLAGVAVIISFVVGSFLGVLAAWNRGGWLDSGLAPALAFLGAFPYFWLAMLALYLFGFVLGWFPLRHAYGHDMEPGLSFAFAADVARHAVLPASSIVVATLGGWMLGMRNTMVATLGTDSIRLAHARGLPPRQVMLRYAARNALLPNVTSFGMAVGFVLSGSLLTEIVFSYPGTGYLLILAVRNQDYPLMQGLFLVITLAVLAANFAVDLLCLWLDPRTRAHA; encoded by the coding sequence ATGGGCCGCTACATCCTCCGGCGACTGGGCTTCTACCTCATCGCCGCGTGGGCCTCGCTCACGCTCAACTTCGTGATTCCTCGGCTGGCCCCGGGCGACCCGGCCGCGGCCATGTTCGCTCGCTTCGAGGGCAAGGTCGCGCCGGAGGCCATGGGCGCGCTGAAGGCCGCCTTCGGCTTCACGGACGCGCCGCTCTACGCCCAGTACTTCACCTACCTGAAGCACCTGGTGCAGGGCGACCTGGGCATGTCCTACGCCTACTTCCCCGCGCGCGTGACGGAGGTCATCGGCACGGGCCTGATGTGGACGGTGGGGCTGGCCGGCGTGGCGGTCATCATCAGCTTCGTCGTCGGGTCCTTCCTGGGCGTGCTCGCCGCGTGGAACCGGGGCGGGTGGCTGGACTCGGGGCTGGCTCCGGCGCTCGCGTTCCTGGGGGCCTTCCCGTACTTCTGGCTGGCCATGCTGGCGCTGTACCTCTTCGGCTTCGTGCTGGGGTGGTTCCCGCTGCGCCACGCCTACGGGCACGACATGGAGCCGGGGCTGTCGTTCGCGTTCGCCGCGGATGTCGCGCGCCACGCGGTGCTGCCCGCGTCCTCCATCGTGGTGGCCACGCTGGGCGGGTGGATGCTGGGCATGCGTAACACGATGGTGGCCACGCTGGGCACGGACTCCATCCGGCTGGCGCACGCGCGGGGCCTGCCGCCCCGGCAAGTGATGCTGCGCTACGCCGCGCGCAACGCGCTGCTGCCCAACGTCACCAGCTTCGGCATGGCGGTGGGCTTCGTGCTGTCCGGCTCGCTGCTGACGGAGATCGTCTTCTCCTATCCGGGTACGGGCTACCTGCTCATCCTCGCCGTGCGCAACCAGGACTACCCGCTGATGCAGGGGCTCTTCCTGGTCATCACCCTGGCGGTGCTCGCGGCGAACTTCGCCGTGGACCTCCTCTGCCTCTGGCTGGATCCGAGGACCCGCGCCCATGCGTGA
- a CDS encoding ABC transporter substrate-binding protein, protein MRFARALLPLALLVACSSEPRPRPPGVLFVSVEQQSAWVRNFNPLFAGAGARWPTRAGVYECMEIFSAAQGQWVPWLATGHAWSEDQRTLRFTLRDGVLWSDGKPFSADDVVFTFGLLKQHPALDAGGVWRFLTDVKAEGQGTVAFSFSRVYLPGFSDLAHQIIVPQHVWKDVADPVTFTNPEPVATGPFTQVTLFRNQVYELGRNPHYWQPGKPAVSALRFLAFPTNDQANMALVEGEVDWAGNFVPAVDRTFVSRDPAHHARWFPLYGSTVFLYPNTTRPPLDDVRVRKALSMALDRDRLVEVAMYGYTRPADATALNDAYTGWKDAEVAKDAWTHYDLDAANKLLDEAGLTRGADGMRRLKDGQPFTMDLEVVSGWSDWVRAGQVVGRDLRKLGIGVTLKTYEFGTWFTRLQKGEFQLAISWSLDGPTPYNFYKWLLSPRTVRPVGEVAAANWHRMGDAQADELLVRFERAGTPEEQHALMSQVQQRFSATAPAIPLFPNPSWGESNSSRFTGFPTEQNPYARLAPHAEPDSLLVLTRLSPRER, encoded by the coding sequence GTGAGGTTCGCCCGCGCGCTCCTGCCGCTGGCGCTGCTGGTGGCGTGCTCGTCCGAGCCGCGCCCCCGGCCGCCGGGCGTGCTCTTCGTCTCCGTGGAGCAGCAGAGCGCGTGGGTGCGCAACTTCAACCCGCTGTTCGCGGGCGCCGGTGCGCGCTGGCCCACCCGGGCGGGCGTGTACGAGTGCATGGAGATCTTCAGCGCCGCGCAGGGCCAGTGGGTGCCCTGGCTCGCCACCGGCCACGCGTGGTCCGAGGATCAGCGCACGCTGCGCTTCACCCTGCGCGACGGCGTCCTCTGGTCGGACGGCAAGCCCTTCAGCGCGGACGACGTCGTCTTCACCTTCGGCCTGCTCAAGCAGCACCCGGCGCTGGACGCGGGCGGCGTGTGGCGCTTCCTCACGGACGTGAAGGCGGAAGGGCAGGGCACCGTCGCCTTCAGCTTCTCGCGCGTGTACCTGCCGGGCTTCAGCGACCTGGCGCACCAGATCATCGTGCCCCAGCACGTGTGGAAGGACGTCGCGGACCCGGTGACGTTCACCAACCCGGAGCCGGTGGCTACGGGGCCCTTCACCCAGGTGACGCTGTTCCGCAACCAGGTCTACGAGCTGGGGCGCAATCCGCACTACTGGCAGCCCGGCAAACCCGCGGTGTCCGCGCTGCGCTTCCTCGCGTTCCCCACCAACGACCAGGCCAACATGGCGCTCGTGGAGGGGGAGGTGGACTGGGCGGGCAACTTCGTGCCGGCCGTGGACCGCACCTTCGTGTCGCGGGATCCCGCGCACCACGCGCGCTGGTTCCCGCTCTACGGCAGCACCGTCTTCCTCTATCCCAACACCACGCGTCCGCCGCTGGACGACGTGCGCGTGCGCAAGGCGCTGAGCATGGCGCTGGACCGCGACCGGCTGGTGGAGGTGGCCATGTATGGCTACACCCGCCCCGCGGACGCCACCGCGCTCAACGACGCGTACACCGGCTGGAAGGACGCGGAGGTCGCGAAGGACGCGTGGACGCACTACGACCTGGACGCGGCCAACAAGCTCCTGGACGAGGCGGGCCTCACGCGCGGCGCGGACGGGATGCGGCGGCTGAAGGACGGGCAGCCCTTCACGATGGACCTGGAGGTCGTGAGCGGGTGGTCGGACTGGGTGCGGGCGGGGCAGGTGGTGGGCCGCGACCTGCGCAAGCTGGGCATCGGCGTGACGCTCAAGACGTACGAGTTCGGCACCTGGTTCACGCGCCTGCAGAAGGGCGAGTTCCAGCTGGCCATCTCCTGGTCGCTGGACGGCCCCACGCCGTACAACTTCTACAAGTGGCTGTTGTCGCCGCGCACGGTGCGGCCGGTGGGCGAGGTGGCCGCGGCCAACTGGCACCGCATGGGCGACGCGCAGGCGGATGAATTGCTCGTGCGCTTCGAGCGCGCCGGCACGCCGGAGGAGCAGCACGCGCTGATGTCCCAGGTGCAGCAGCGCTTCTCCGCCACCGCGCCCGCGATTCCCCTGTTTCCCAACCCGTCCTGGGGCGAGTCCAACTCCTCGCGCTTCACGGGCTTCCCCACCGAGCAGAACCCCTACGCGCGGCTCGCGCCGCACGCGGAGCCCGACAGCCTGCTGGTGCTGACGCGGCTGTCCCCGAGGGAGCGCTGA